A part of Streptomyces sp. NBC_00557 genomic DNA contains:
- a CDS encoding cupin domain-containing protein, whose product MTHSFALHIPDACLEPEPLDPGQIVSGNPEVTGKVVWTSPDGRQIRGIWQITPGVVTDTEADELFVVISGSATIEVEDGPTLTVGPGDMAVLRAGDRTTWTVHETLRKAYAING is encoded by the coding sequence ATGACGCACAGCTTCGCGCTCCACATCCCCGACGCCTGCCTCGAACCGGAGCCCCTCGACCCGGGGCAGATCGTCTCCGGGAACCCGGAGGTCACCGGGAAGGTGGTCTGGACGTCACCGGACGGCCGGCAGATCCGCGGCATCTGGCAGATCACTCCCGGAGTGGTCACCGACACGGAGGCGGACGAGCTGTTCGTGGTGATCAGCGGCTCGGCGACGATCGAGGTGGAGGACGGGCCGACGCTGACGGTGGGGCCGGGCGACATGGCGGTGCTGCGCGCCGGCGACCGTACGACGTGGACCGTGCACGAGACGCTGCGCAAGGCTTACGCGATCAACGGGTGA
- a CDS encoding poly-gamma-glutamate hydrolase family protein: MTRTGQVEERVEIEGVPMVATLVPGDGIGLLALHGSNEGGTAELARTVARRCGATSLVFTQPGARQPVHVTSPLMAAGHCALLREFLDRVSLTVSLHGHMRPGAPRTVFLGGGNRAAAHVLAEALAAHVPHFPAVTDLAAIPSALRGVHPRNPVNLTRLGGVQVELPLLARTSGAADLPPGEVAEALAAGVEELGRATDRGPGLTR; this comes from the coding sequence ATGACACGTACCGGACAGGTGGAGGAACGGGTGGAGATCGAGGGCGTCCCCATGGTCGCGACCCTCGTGCCCGGCGACGGCATCGGCCTGCTGGCGCTGCACGGCAGCAACGAGGGCGGCACCGCCGAACTCGCCCGGACCGTGGCGCGCCGCTGCGGCGCCACCAGCCTCGTCTTCACCCAGCCGGGAGCACGGCAGCCCGTGCACGTCACCTCCCCGCTGATGGCAGCCGGCCACTGCGCGCTGCTGCGGGAGTTCCTCGACCGGGTTTCCCTCACGGTCTCCCTGCACGGCCACATGCGGCCCGGGGCGCCGCGCACGGTCTTCCTCGGCGGCGGCAACCGGGCGGCGGCCCACGTCCTCGCCGAGGCACTCGCCGCGCACGTCCCGCACTTCCCGGCGGTCACCGACCTGGCCGCGATCCCGAGCGCCCTGCGGGGCGTGCACCCCCGCAACCCGGTCAACCTGACCCGCCTGGGCGGGGTCCAGGTGGAACTGCCGCTGCTGGCCCGGACGAGCGGGGCCGCGGACCTGCCGCCGGGGGAGGTGGCCGAGGCGTTGGCCGCGGGGGTGGAGGAACTGGGCAGGGCGACGGACCGCGGCCCGGGGCTCACCCGTTGA
- a CDS encoding LacI family DNA-binding transcriptional regulator — MGHPFPIREIARQAGLSEATVDRVLNGRGGVRESTAREVHRAIADLDRQRTQVRLVGRTFMVDIVVQAPERFSTAVRAALEAELPSLHPAVVRSRFHFRETGPPAEQVRTLDRIARRGSQGVILKAPDVPEVTAAVGRLTAAGIPVVTLVTDLPGSGRVGYVGSDNRAAGATAAYLMGQWLGDGPGNVLTSLSSGFFRNEEEREMGFRSLMRARHPQRALVEIAEGQGLDATQYDLVRGALERDPEIRAVYSIGGGNNATLRAFADAGRECAVFIAHDLDHDNTRLLREHRLSAVLHHDLRQDMREACRLVMRAHGALPPAGPALPSAIQVVTPYNMPAPTEGRGTR, encoded by the coding sequence ATGGGCCATCCGTTCCCGATCCGGGAGATCGCACGTCAGGCGGGTCTCAGCGAGGCCACCGTGGACCGCGTCCTCAACGGCAGGGGAGGGGTGCGCGAGAGCACCGCGCGGGAGGTGCACCGGGCCATCGCCGACCTCGACCGGCAGCGCACCCAGGTGCGGCTGGTCGGCCGCACGTTCATGGTCGACATCGTGGTGCAGGCGCCCGAGCGGTTCAGCACCGCCGTACGCGCCGCGCTGGAGGCCGAACTGCCGTCCCTGCACCCGGCCGTCGTCCGCTCCCGCTTCCACTTCCGCGAGACCGGCCCGCCCGCCGAGCAGGTCAGGACGCTGGACCGGATCGCCCGGCGCGGCTCGCAGGGCGTGATCCTCAAGGCGCCGGACGTCCCCGAGGTGACCGCCGCCGTCGGCCGGCTCACCGCGGCCGGCATCCCGGTCGTCACCCTGGTCACCGACCTGCCCGGCAGCGGCCGGGTCGGCTACGTCGGCAGCGACAACCGGGCCGCCGGCGCCACTGCCGCCTATCTGATGGGCCAGTGGCTCGGCGACGGGCCCGGCAACGTCCTCACCAGCCTCAGCAGCGGCTTCTTCCGCAACGAGGAGGAGCGCGAGATGGGCTTCCGCAGCCTGATGCGCGCCCGGCATCCGCAGCGCGCCCTGGTGGAGATCGCCGAGGGCCAGGGGCTGGACGCCACCCAGTACGACCTGGTCCGCGGCGCCCTGGAGCGGGACCCGGAGATCCGCGCCGTGTACTCGATCGGCGGCGGCAACAACGCCACCCTGCGCGCCTTCGCCGACGCCGGCCGGGAGTGCGCGGTGTTCATCGCCCACGACCTCGACCACGACAACACGCGGCTGCTGCGCGAGCACAGGCTGTCCGCCGTGCTCCACCACGACCTGCGCCAGGACATGCGGGAGGCCTGCCGTCTCGTCATGCGGGCGCACGGCGCGCTGCCTCCGGCCGGGCCGGCGCTGCCGTCCGCGATCCAGGTGGTCACGCCGTACAACATGCCCGCGCCGACGGAGGGTCGAGGGACACGATGA
- a CDS encoding phytanoyl-CoA dioxygenase family protein, translated as MSVVSVPGRAWLSEQDCDLDAFRALTDRTTRLADYPHAASVAENVLVYEGERLRDPADPDALRAELVRAFAEGPGIIVVKGAWPDLPAVDRLTAVFEALIAEQRASGATAGDHFAKPGANDRVWNALEKAARYDAEAFADYYANDVLALVSTAWLGPGYQVTSQVNVVNPGGAGQSPHRDYHLGFLGNAAAAAYPAHVHRLSPVLTLQGAVAHCDMPVESGPTLYLPYSQLYEPGYLAWRLPPFRAYFERHHVQLPLAKGDAAFFNPALFHAAGTNRTADVRRTANLLQVSSAFGRAMETVDREAVANAVFPVLLRRAAEGADERWLENVIAASAEGYPFPTNLDSDPPVGGLAPPSQADVLWRAVREAWTPERLRAELRAGAERRES; from the coding sequence ATGTCCGTCGTCTCCGTGCCGGGCCGTGCCTGGCTGTCCGAGCAGGACTGCGACCTGGACGCCTTCCGCGCCCTGACCGACCGCACGACCCGCCTCGCGGACTATCCGCACGCCGCCTCCGTGGCCGAGAACGTCCTGGTGTACGAGGGTGAGCGGCTGCGCGACCCCGCAGACCCGGACGCCCTGCGGGCCGAGCTGGTGCGGGCCTTCGCCGAGGGCCCCGGGATCATCGTGGTCAAGGGCGCCTGGCCCGACCTGCCCGCCGTGGACCGGCTGACGGCCGTGTTCGAGGCGCTGATCGCCGAGCAGCGCGCCTCCGGGGCCACAGCCGGCGACCACTTCGCGAAGCCGGGCGCCAACGACCGGGTGTGGAACGCGCTGGAGAAGGCGGCCCGGTACGACGCCGAGGCGTTCGCCGACTACTACGCCAACGACGTCCTCGCCCTGGTCTCCACCGCCTGGCTGGGCCCCGGCTACCAGGTGACCTCGCAGGTCAACGTGGTCAACCCGGGCGGCGCCGGACAGAGCCCGCACCGGGACTACCACCTCGGCTTCCTGGGCAACGCGGCCGCGGCCGCCTACCCGGCCCATGTGCACCGCCTCTCCCCCGTGCTCACCCTCCAGGGCGCGGTCGCCCACTGCGACATGCCGGTGGAGTCGGGCCCGACGCTGTACCTGCCGTACTCGCAGCTGTACGAGCCGGGCTATCTGGCCTGGCGGCTGCCGCCGTTCCGGGCGTACTTCGAGCGGCACCACGTCCAGCTCCCGCTCGCCAAGGGGGACGCGGCCTTCTTCAACCCGGCGCTCTTCCACGCCGCCGGAACCAACCGCACGGCGGACGTGCGGCGCACGGCCAACCTGCTCCAGGTGTCGTCCGCCTTCGGGCGCGCGATGGAGACGGTGGACCGCGAGGCGGTGGCGAACGCGGTGTTCCCGGTGCTGCTGCGGCGCGCGGCCGAGGGCGCGGACGAGCGGTGGCTGGAGAACGTGATCGCGGCGAGCGCCGAGGGCTACCCCTTCCCGACCAACCTCGACAGCGACCCGCCGGTCGGCGGGCTCGCCCCGCCGTCCCAGGCGGACGTGCTGTGGCGGGCGGTGCGCGAGGCGTGGACCCCCGAGCGGCTCCGGGCCGAGCTGCGGGCCGGCGCGGAACGCCGGGAGAGCTGA
- a CDS encoding SDR family oxidoreductase gives MGLLDDKVLLVNGGTQGVGAAIARAAVREGAVVTVTGRRTQPGEALVAEAAAAGGKVMFVRADLADAGQAKAAVAEVVDAHGRIDCLVNSAGLTSRGTLLDTTPELFDAHIAVNLKGPFFAMQAAVADMTARGAPGTIVNIITSSAHGGQPFLAPYVAAKAGLAGLTRNAAHAHRWDRIRINGLNIGWTATEGEDATQRAFHGAGDDWREQAAARLPMGRLGRPDEIADFVVFLLSDRSGVVTGSVIDWDQNVLGGLD, from the coding sequence ATGGGACTTCTCGACGACAAGGTCCTGCTGGTGAACGGCGGGACTCAGGGGGTCGGCGCCGCGATCGCGCGGGCGGCGGTCCGGGAAGGCGCGGTCGTGACGGTCACCGGCCGTCGTACGCAGCCGGGTGAGGCGCTGGTCGCCGAGGCGGCCGCGGCCGGGGGCAAGGTGATGTTCGTGCGCGCCGACCTGGCGGACGCCGGCCAGGCCAAGGCGGCGGTCGCCGAGGTGGTGGACGCCCACGGGCGGATCGACTGCCTGGTGAACTCGGCGGGGCTGACCTCCCGGGGCACGCTGCTGGACACCACGCCGGAGCTGTTCGACGCGCACATCGCGGTCAACCTCAAGGGGCCGTTCTTCGCGATGCAGGCGGCGGTCGCCGACATGACGGCCCGCGGGGCGCCCGGCACGATCGTCAACATCATCACCTCCTCGGCGCACGGCGGGCAGCCCTTCCTCGCGCCGTACGTCGCCGCGAAGGCGGGGCTCGCGGGCCTCACCCGCAACGCGGCGCACGCCCACCGCTGGGACCGCATCCGGATCAACGGCCTGAACATCGGCTGGACGGCGACGGAGGGCGAGGACGCGACCCAGCGCGCCTTCCACGGCGCCGGCGACGACTGGCGGGAGCAGGCCGCGGCGAGGCTGCCGATGGGCAGGCTGGGCCGGCCGGACGAGATCGCCGACTTCGTGGTGTTCCTGCTGTCCGACCGCTCCGGGGTGGTCACGGGGTCGGTGATCGACTGGGACCAGAACGTGCTCGGCGGCCTCGACTGA
- a CDS encoding Gfo/Idh/MocA family protein, whose protein sequence is MRIGILGLGRIGAFHAETLHGLDAVESLVVADPLADAAKAAAERFGAEVADSPEALLAAGVDGLVVAAATDAHPALIRAGVEAGVPVFCEKPVARTMAEGVEVLKAVRDSGVPVQIGYNRRFDAGFAAARAAVRAGELGTLHTVRSTTLDPAPPPAAYIAASGGIFRDCSVHDFDVIRWVTGREVAEVYAVGGNRGADYIREAGDADTTGAVLTLDDGTIAVVSNSRHNARGYDVRMELHGFRDSIAVGLDDKLPLRSVEPGVTFPSGTPHDFFMDRFTDAYRAELTAFTEVVAGARPSPCTIEDALEAGWIAEACTLSLHEHRPVTLAEVRQA, encoded by the coding sequence ATGCGCATCGGAATCCTCGGCCTCGGCCGCATCGGCGCCTTCCACGCCGAGACCCTCCATGGACTGGACGCCGTCGAGTCGCTCGTCGTCGCCGACCCGCTCGCGGACGCCGCGAAGGCCGCCGCCGAGCGGTTCGGCGCCGAGGTCGCGGACTCGCCGGAGGCGCTGCTGGCGGCCGGGGTGGACGGCCTCGTCGTCGCCGCGGCCACCGACGCCCATCCGGCGCTGATCCGGGCCGGCGTCGAGGCCGGCGTCCCCGTCTTCTGCGAGAAGCCGGTCGCCCGCACCATGGCCGAGGGCGTCGAGGTGCTGAAGGCCGTACGGGACAGCGGGGTGCCGGTCCAGATCGGCTACAACCGCCGCTTCGACGCGGGCTTCGCCGCGGCGCGGGCCGCCGTACGGGCCGGCGAGCTGGGCACGCTGCACACCGTCCGCTCCACCACCCTGGACCCGGCGCCGCCGCCCGCCGCGTACATCGCCGCGTCCGGCGGCATCTTCCGCGACTGCTCCGTGCACGACTTCGACGTCATCCGCTGGGTGACGGGCCGCGAGGTCGCCGAGGTGTACGCGGTCGGCGGCAACCGGGGCGCGGACTACATCCGGGAGGCGGGCGACGCCGACACCACCGGCGCCGTCCTCACCCTGGACGACGGCACCATCGCGGTGGTGTCCAACTCCCGTCACAACGCGCGCGGTTACGACGTCCGCATGGAACTCCACGGCTTCCGGGACTCGATCGCGGTGGGCCTGGACGACAAGCTCCCGCTGCGCTCGGTCGAACCCGGGGTGACCTTCCCCTCCGGCACCCCGCACGACTTCTTCATGGACCGCTTCACGGACGCCTACCGCGCCGAACTCACCGCGTTCACCGAGGTCGTGGCCGGCGCCCGCCCCTCTCCCTGCACCATCGAGGACGCCCTGGAGGCGGGCTGGATCGCCGAGGCCTGCACCCTGTCCCTCCACGAGCACCGGCCGGTGACCCTCGCCGAGGTGCGGCAGGCCTGA
- a CDS encoding sugar phosphate isomerase/epimerase family protein yields the protein MATPTPLDRIRVGSAPDSWGVWFPDDPRQVPWERFLDEVSEAGYEWIELGPYGYLPTDPARLGDEVARRNLKVSAGTVFTGMHRGPSVWEETWAHVSQVAALTQAMGARHLVVIPSFWRDDKTAEILEPPELTAEQWAHLTKGMERLGHEVKETYGLDIVVHPHADTHIDTEDHVERFLDSTDGELVNLCLDTGHYAYCGGDSVKLIETYGERIGYLHLKQVDPDILAEVVANEVPFGPAVQRGVMCEPPSGVPELGPVLEAAQRLGVELFAIVEQDMYPCEPDRPLPIAVRTRRFLRSCGA from the coding sequence ATGGCCACCCCCACCCCCCTCGACCGCATCCGGGTCGGCTCGGCCCCCGACTCCTGGGGCGTCTGGTTCCCCGACGACCCCCGGCAGGTGCCCTGGGAACGCTTCCTCGACGAGGTGTCCGAGGCCGGCTACGAGTGGATCGAACTCGGCCCCTACGGCTACCTGCCCACCGATCCCGCGCGGCTCGGGGACGAGGTGGCCCGCCGGAACCTGAAGGTCTCGGCGGGCACGGTGTTCACCGGCATGCACCGCGGTCCGTCCGTCTGGGAGGAGACCTGGGCCCATGTCAGCCAGGTCGCCGCGCTCACCCAGGCGATGGGCGCCCGGCACCTCGTGGTCATCCCCTCCTTCTGGCGGGACGACAAGACCGCCGAGATCCTCGAGCCGCCGGAGCTGACCGCCGAGCAGTGGGCGCACCTGACCAAGGGCATGGAGCGGCTCGGACACGAGGTCAAGGAGACGTACGGCCTCGACATCGTCGTCCACCCGCACGCCGACACCCACATCGACACCGAGGACCACGTCGAGCGCTTCCTGGACTCCACCGACGGCGAACTGGTCAACCTGTGCCTGGACACCGGGCACTACGCCTACTGCGGCGGGGACAGCGTCAAGCTGATCGAGACCTACGGCGAGCGCATCGGCTATCTGCACCTCAAGCAGGTCGACCCGGACATCCTCGCCGAGGTGGTCGCCAACGAGGTGCCCTTCGGGCCGGCCGTGCAGCGCGGGGTGATGTGCGAACCGCCGTCCGGCGTGCCCGAGCTGGGGCCCGTCCTGGAGGCGGCGCAGCGGCTCGGCGTGGAGCTGTTCGCAATCGTCGAGCAGGACATGTATCCGTGCGAGCCGGACAGGCCCCTGCCGATCGCCGTACGGACACGGCGGTTCCTGCGGTCCTGCGGGGCCTGA
- a CDS encoding ATP-binding cassette domain-containing protein, translating to MTSNGTGTHGAIVEDAGPQRDGLLVELRGAGKSYGNIRALHGVDLKVHAGQVTCVLGDNGAGKSTLIKIISGLHQHTEGEFLVDGEPVRFATPREALDRGIAAVYQDLATVPLMPVWRNFFLGSEMTKGPWPFRRLDIERMKKTADEELRNMGIVLDDLEQPIGTLSGGQRQCVAIARAVHFGARVLILDEPTAALGVKQSGVVLKYIAAARDRGLGVIFITHNPHHAYMVGDHFSVLRLGTLELSAPRSEITLEELTNHMAGGAELAALKHELAQVRGVDTEGLPEAEDLTAPVAPSAEGTP from the coding sequence ATGACATCCAACGGAACGGGCACCCACGGCGCGATCGTCGAGGACGCCGGACCCCAGCGGGACGGCCTGCTGGTCGAGCTGCGCGGGGCGGGCAAGTCGTACGGCAACATCCGCGCGCTGCACGGCGTCGACCTGAAGGTGCACGCCGGCCAGGTGACGTGTGTGCTGGGTGACAACGGCGCCGGCAAGTCCACCCTCATCAAGATCATCTCCGGGTTGCACCAGCACACCGAGGGCGAGTTCCTCGTGGACGGCGAGCCGGTGCGCTTCGCCACCCCGCGCGAGGCCCTGGACCGGGGCATCGCCGCCGTCTACCAGGACCTGGCGACCGTGCCGCTGATGCCGGTGTGGCGCAACTTCTTCCTCGGCTCGGAGATGACCAAGGGGCCGTGGCCGTTCCGCCGTCTGGACATCGAGCGGATGAAGAAGACGGCCGACGAGGAACTGCGCAACATGGGCATCGTCCTGGACGACCTGGAGCAGCCCATCGGCACCCTCTCCGGCGGCCAGCGCCAGTGCGTGGCCATCGCCCGCGCCGTCCACTTCGGCGCCCGCGTGCTGATCCTGGACGAGCCCACCGCCGCCCTGGGCGTGAAGCAGTCGGGCGTGGTGCTGAAGTACATCGCCGCCGCCCGCGACCGCGGCCTGGGCGTCATCTTCATCACCCACAACCCCCACCACGCCTACATGGTCGGCGACCACTTCAGCGTCCTGCGCCTGGGCACCCTGGAGCTGTCCGCCCCGCGCAGCGAGATCACCCTGGAGGAGCTGACCAACCACATGGCCGGCGGTGCCGAACTCGCCGCCCTCAAACACGAACTGGCCCAGGTACGCGGCGTCGACACCGAGGGGCTCCCCGAAGCGGAGGACCTCACCGCACCCGTCGCGCCCTCCGCGGAAGGAACACCCTGA
- a CDS encoding ABC transporter permease, with the protein MSMAQQAEPAVSTPPGSKDGDGRTARRPLALRMLARPEVGVFLGAAAVLVFFLIAAPTVRQGSSMATILYQSSTIGIMALPVALLMIGGEFDLSSGVAVISSALTASMLSYQLTLNVWTGVIVALLVSLAIGFFNGWMVVKTGLPSFLITLGTFLILQGVNLAVTKLVTGNVATDDISDMDGFDQARKIFASSFDVGGVQVKITVVWWLVFAALATWVLLRTKYGNWIFAVGGNKESARAVGVPVTFTKISLFMLVGFGAWFVGMHQLFSFNTVQSGEGVGQELIYIAAAVIGGCLLTGGAGSAIGPVFGAFMFGMVNQGIVYAGWNPDWFKAFLGVMLLGAVLINLWVQRTATRR; encoded by the coding sequence ATGAGCATGGCGCAGCAGGCAGAGCCGGCGGTGAGCACCCCGCCGGGCTCCAAGGACGGGGACGGCCGTACCGCACGGCGTCCGCTCGCCCTGCGGATGCTCGCCCGCCCCGAGGTGGGCGTCTTCCTCGGCGCCGCCGCCGTGCTGGTCTTCTTCCTGATCGCCGCGCCCACGGTCCGCCAGGGCAGCTCGATGGCGACCATCCTGTACCAGTCCTCGACCATCGGGATCATGGCCCTGCCGGTCGCGCTGCTGATGATCGGCGGCGAGTTCGACCTCTCCTCCGGCGTCGCCGTGATCTCCTCGGCGCTGACCGCGAGCATGCTCAGCTACCAGCTCACGCTGAACGTGTGGACCGGTGTGATCGTCGCGCTGCTGGTGTCGCTGGCGATCGGGTTCTTCAACGGCTGGATGGTGGTGAAGACCGGCCTGCCCAGCTTCCTGATCACCCTGGGCACCTTCCTGATCCTGCAGGGCGTGAACCTGGCGGTGACCAAGCTGGTCACCGGCAACGTCGCCACCGACGACATCAGCGACATGGACGGCTTCGACCAGGCGAGGAAGATCTTCGCGTCGAGCTTCGACGTCGGCGGGGTCCAGGTCAAGATCACCGTGGTGTGGTGGCTGGTCTTCGCGGCGCTGGCCACCTGGGTGCTGCTGCGCACCAAGTACGGCAACTGGATCTTCGCCGTCGGCGGCAACAAGGAGTCGGCCCGCGCCGTCGGTGTGCCGGTGACCTTCACGAAGATCTCGCTGTTCATGCTGGTCGGCTTCGGCGCCTGGTTCGTCGGCATGCACCAGCTGTTCTCCTTCAACACCGTGCAGTCCGGCGAGGGCGTCGGCCAGGAGCTGATCTACATCGCCGCCGCGGTCATCGGCGGGTGCCTGCTCACCGGCGGTGCCGGCTCGGCGATCGGCCCGGTCTTCGGGGCCTTCATGTTCGGCATGGTCAACCAGGGCATCGTCTACGCCGGCTGGAACCCGGACTGGTTCAAGGCCTTCCTGGGCGTGATGCTGCTCGGCGCCGTCCTGATCAATCTGTGGGTCCAGCGCACGGCGACCCGGAGGTAA
- a CDS encoding sugar ABC transporter substrate-binding protein: MDRSSPSRSRRLAPVVAVAAAAALTLAGCASSHGGKKAEEAAQNASAGRADTPRMTVALVTHQAPGDTFWDTVRKGAEAAAAKDNIKLVYSADPNAGNQANLVQNAVDQKVDGIAVTLAKPDAMRSVIGKARQAGIPVVGLNSGLSDWKKLGLLEFFGQDESVAGEAFGDKLNTTGAKKAVCVIQEQGNVGLTQRCDGVKKTFKGTTETLYVNGTDMPSVKSTITAKLKQDSAIDTVVTLGAPFALTAVQSVSDAGSKAEVATFDLNKDLVKGVQNGSIEFAVDQQPYLQGYLAVDSLWLYKYNGNYSGGGVQPVLTGPAFVDKSNVGKVSQFAAKGTR, encoded by the coding sequence ATGGACCGCTCTTCTCCCTCCCGCTCCCGGAGACTGGCCCCGGTGGTCGCGGTGGCCGCCGCGGCGGCCCTGACCCTCGCCGGCTGCGCCAGCAGCCACGGCGGCAAGAAGGCCGAGGAGGCGGCACAGAACGCCTCGGCGGGCAGGGCCGACACCCCGCGCATGACCGTCGCCCTGGTCACACACCAGGCGCCCGGCGACACCTTCTGGGACACCGTCCGCAAGGGCGCCGAGGCCGCCGCCGCCAAGGACAACATCAAGCTCGTCTACTCCGCCGACCCCAACGCGGGCAACCAGGCGAACCTGGTGCAGAACGCGGTCGACCAGAAGGTCGACGGCATCGCGGTCACCCTGGCCAAGCCCGACGCGATGAGGAGCGTCATCGGCAAGGCACGGCAGGCCGGCATACCGGTGGTGGGCCTGAACTCGGGCCTGAGCGACTGGAAGAAGCTCGGCCTGCTGGAGTTCTTCGGGCAGGACGAGAGCGTGGCGGGCGAGGCGTTCGGCGACAAGCTGAACACCACCGGCGCCAAGAAGGCCGTCTGTGTGATCCAGGAACAGGGCAACGTGGGTCTCACCCAGCGCTGCGACGGCGTGAAGAAGACGTTCAAGGGCACGACTGAGACGCTGTACGTGAACGGCACGGACATGCCGTCCGTGAAGTCGACCATCACGGCCAAGCTGAAGCAGGACTCCGCCATCGACACGGTCGTCACCCTCGGCGCGCCGTTCGCGCTGACCGCCGTGCAGTCGGTGTCCGACGCGGGCAGCAAGGCCGAGGTCGCCACCTTCGATCTGAACAAGGACCTGGTCAAGGGCGTCCAGAACGGCTCGATCGAGTTCGCGGTCGACCAGCAGCCCTACCTGCAGGGCTACCTCGCCGTGGACTCCCTGTGGCTCTACAAGTACAACGGCAACTACAGCGGCGGCGGGGTCCAGCCGGTGCTCACCGGCCCGGCCTTCGTCGACAAGTCCAACGTCGGCAAGGTCTCCCAGTTCGCCGCGAAGGGCACCCGGTGA
- a CDS encoding GntR family transcriptional regulator, whose protein sequence is MSPVHRTRQRTAPGERAADSLSFALDRTSPVPLYYQLAQQLEAAIEHGTLAPGNLLGNEIDLSVRLGLSRPTVRQAIQSLVDKGLLVRRRGVGTQVVHSQVRRPLELSSLYDDLETAGQAPTTRVLRNERIPASPEVAAALGIAEGAEVVVLERLRGTHGRPVAFLCNFLPASLLEPPTAQLESTGLYRLMRSAGIVLHSARQSIGARGATAEEGALLDEREGAALLTMRRTAYDVTGRPVEYGSHVYRASRYAFDFQLLVRS, encoded by the coding sequence ATGAGCCCAGTACACCGCACCAGGCAGCGAACGGCACCGGGCGAGCGCGCGGCCGACTCCCTGAGCTTCGCCCTGGACCGCACCAGCCCGGTACCGCTGTACTACCAGCTCGCGCAGCAGCTCGAGGCCGCCATCGAACACGGCACGCTGGCCCCGGGCAACCTCCTCGGCAACGAGATCGACCTCTCCGTACGCCTCGGCCTGTCCCGGCCCACCGTGCGCCAGGCGATCCAGTCGCTGGTCGACAAGGGCCTGCTGGTGCGCCGGCGCGGGGTGGGCACCCAGGTCGTGCACAGCCAGGTCAGGCGGCCACTGGAGCTCAGCAGCCTCTACGACGACCTGGAGACGGCGGGCCAGGCCCCGACCACCCGGGTGCTGCGCAACGAGCGGATCCCCGCGAGCCCCGAGGTGGCAGCCGCCCTCGGGATCGCGGAGGGCGCCGAGGTCGTCGTGCTGGAACGGCTGCGCGGCACCCACGGCCGGCCGGTGGCCTTCCTCTGCAACTTCCTCCCGGCCTCCCTGCTCGAACCGCCCACCGCCCAGCTGGAGTCGACGGGCCTGTACCGCCTGATGCGGTCCGCCGGGATCGTCCTGCACAGCGCCCGCCAGTCCATCGGCGCCCGCGGCGCGACGGCCGAGGAGGGCGCCCTGCTGGACGAGCGGGAGGGCGCCGCCCTGCTCACCATGCGGCGCACCGCGTACGACGTCACGGGCCGGCCGGTGGAGTACGGCAGCCATGTGTACCGGGCGTCGCGCTACGCCTTCGACTTCCAGCTGCTGGTCAGGAGCTGA